In Listeria monocytogenes, the following proteins share a genomic window:
- the noc gene encoding nucleoid occlusion protein — MPFSRLFGKKEKNQMDDIDNIVEEGVQRVQELPMDKIFPNQFQPRTVFDQDKIDELARTIRIHGVIQPIVVREMEPDYYEIIAGERRFRAVLSLEMEKIPAIIQNLDDEEVAAIALIENLQREELTPIEEAKAYRSLLDMQEVTQEALAQRVGKSQSAIANKMRLLKLPETVQEAVLNKQISERHARSLLALETEEQQVALLAEIAENHWNVKQTEARIQEILGVKKPVATKKTKPKRQAISRDVRIAMNTIKQSVTMVKDNGMDLDFTEEETDDFYQITIQIPKKK, encoded by the coding sequence ATGCCTTTTTCACGTTTATTTGGAAAAAAAGAGAAGAATCAAATGGATGATATAGATAATATAGTAGAAGAAGGAGTACAACGCGTACAAGAACTTCCTATGGATAAAATTTTCCCGAACCAATTCCAACCACGGACAGTATTTGATCAAGATAAAATTGATGAACTTGCTCGAACTATCCGAATTCACGGCGTTATTCAGCCAATTGTGGTTAGAGAAATGGAACCGGATTATTATGAAATCATTGCAGGCGAGCGTCGTTTTCGTGCTGTACTTTCTTTAGAAATGGAAAAAATCCCAGCAATCATTCAAAATTTAGATGATGAAGAAGTAGCAGCGATTGCTTTAATCGAAAACTTGCAACGTGAAGAATTGACGCCAATTGAGGAAGCGAAAGCATATCGGAGCTTACTGGACATGCAAGAGGTCACTCAAGAAGCCCTTGCGCAGCGTGTTGGGAAGAGCCAGTCTGCCATCGCCAACAAAATGCGTCTTCTAAAACTGCCCGAAACTGTCCAAGAAGCGGTTCTTAACAAACAAATTTCAGAACGCCATGCTCGTTCGTTACTCGCATTAGAAACAGAAGAACAACAAGTCGCACTTTTAGCCGAAATTGCCGAAAACCATTGGAACGTCAAACAAACCGAAGCAAGAATTCAAGAAATTTTAGGTGTAAAAAAGCCAGTAGCTACTAAAAAAACAAAACCAAAACGCCAAGCTATTAGTCGTGACGTGCGTATCGCTATGAACACGATTAAACAATCGGTTACAATGGTCAAAGATAACGGAATGGACCTAGATTTCACCGAAGAAGAAACAGATGATTTTTATCAAATTACCATTCAAATTCCTAAAAAGAAATAA
- a CDS encoding MurR/RpiR family transcriptional regulator gives MTILNEIQQNYNRLPNKEKQIAKYILEKSDELKNINIKELAEETGTSISTITRFCRHVRCDSFVDLKMRVNTAATMVPSLGYDDLFEEVYSFYHKVIDNTVKLIEPAKIREIVQYIQAAKRVYICGVGSSGLTAVEMSQRLIRMGLNVISVNDPHMMIITSSITTKEDFVIGISNSGNTPELVTALKIAKKNKSKVATFTSFENSEMTEISDVTIPVYNTLFVSKHYFANSQFSIMYVMDIISMMLLQNESYRDNMEKTINTVTDEFH, from the coding sequence ATGACGATTTTAAATGAAATCCAACAAAATTACAATCGATTACCGAATAAAGAAAAACAAATTGCGAAGTATATTTTAGAAAAAAGTGATGAACTCAAGAATATTAACATTAAAGAGCTAGCCGAAGAAACTGGTACGTCCATTTCGACGATAACGAGGTTTTGCCGTCATGTGCGTTGTGATAGTTTTGTTGATTTGAAAATGCGGGTTAACACAGCAGCCACAATGGTTCCGTCGCTTGGTTACGATGATCTTTTTGAAGAAGTTTATTCGTTTTATCATAAAGTGATTGATAACACGGTGAAGCTGATTGAGCCGGCCAAAATCCGCGAGATTGTACAGTATATTCAAGCAGCCAAACGGGTCTATATTTGCGGAGTAGGAAGTTCTGGTCTCACTGCTGTTGAAATGTCACAGCGCCTTATTCGGATGGGGTTAAACGTCATTAGCGTCAATGATCCGCATATGATGATTATTACCAGTTCGATTACTACAAAAGAGGATTTCGTTATCGGTATCTCCAATTCAGGGAACACCCCAGAGCTAGTCACAGCCCTAAAAATCGCTAAGAAAAACAAAAGTAAAGTAGCCACATTCACTAGCTTTGAAAACAGTGAAATGACGGAGATTAGTGATGTGACCATCCCAGTTTATAATACTTTATTCGTAAGCAAACACTATTTCGCCAATAGCCAGTTTTCGATTATGTATGTGATGGATATTATTTCCATGATGCTACTACAAAATGAGTCTTACCGCGACAATATGGAAAAAACCATTAATACCGTTACAGATGAATTTCATTAA